TTGCGAGAACGTCTGATCGATGAACGATATCGTGCCGCTTTGACTACCTGTCGGCACGATGATCAGAATATCCTTCTGAACATTCACCGACTTCGATGGCGTCGTGAAAATCGTGCTGTCGACAAGCTGCGGAACGGGCCGACCTTCGTCGTCATAAATCTCCATCGTGAACTCGCCATTCGCCCCCAGCGGCAGAAATGTTTCGGTAACGCTGACGGAGCCGGTCTCACCGAGCAAATTCGGGTTACCTGCCATGTGGGCGTCAGAAATGAGCCAGTTGCCTCCGGCCGTCACGGTATAGGTGATTTTCGCGTCCGAACCGCCTACCGACGAGGGCAAGTCAACGAACGCCCCTTGAAACTCAATGCCATAATTGCCCAGGTCATCCTGAATCGGCACAACGTTCACGTTGACCGGTCCCGGCATGTCTCCGGTGAACAAGTAGGTGAAGTTCGTGAACGTCTTATCGCCGGCAGTAATGTTGCCGCCGCTCACCAGGGTGGACAGCGCGACGGGCGATCCGATAATCGTCGCGGCCGGAACGGCGCTCGTCCAGGCGAAAACGCCTGCGACCAGCGTCAAACAAATCAAAGTCAGTGAAACTCTGTGTAGCCGATGAAACATGATTGCAGTCCCTT
The genomic region above belongs to Pirellulales bacterium and contains:
- a CDS encoding PEP-CTERM sorting domain-containing protein, which translates into the protein MFHRLHRVSLTLICLTLVAGVFAWTSAVPAATIIGSPVALSTLVSGGNITAGDKTFTNFTYLFTGDMPGPVNVNVVPIQDDLGNYGIEFQGAFVDLPSSVGGSDAKITYTVTAGGNWLISDAHMAGNPNLLGETGSVSVTETFLPLGANGEFTMEIYDDEGRPVPQLVDSTIFTTPSKSVNVQKDILIIVPTGSQSGTISFIDQTFSQIEVPEPASMVMLGGIVGLAFLRRR